In a single window of the Apteryx mantelli isolate bAptMan1 chromosome 11, bAptMan1.hap1, whole genome shotgun sequence genome:
- the LOC136993000 gene encoding olfactory receptor 6F1-like — MLLSQQDVLKLGMGAGNETAVAEFTLEGFSGLDQRLQLFLSLILLLMYLTTLTGNTMIIFLMCVDHRLQTPMYFFISNLAFLEIWFTSSTTIKLLVILSSGRRTISLKSCFAQSYFYVALGFTEFALLVVMSFDRYVAICQPLHYAAIMKQQLCTHLVVAAWVLGFTLSSYHLVLFSKLTFCGPNKIQHFFCDSSPLFKMSCSDTTLLWKADPIFISFVVLGSLCLIMVSSMCIFHCILHMPSASGRRKAFATCSSHLTALAIVYGSCIVLYARPSEGVSLETNTIVALLNTVLYPFLNPFIYSLRNKTVKLALEEALGRPKVWLFPRS, encoded by the coding sequence atgctcctgtctcagcaggatgtactgaaattgggcatgggagcaggaaatgaaactgcggttgctgagttcaccctggagggtttctcagggcttgatcaaaggctacagctgtttctctccctgatccttttACTCATGTATCTGACAACactgacagggaacacaatgatcattttcctcatgtgtgtggatcaccgcctgcaaacccccatgtactttttcatcagcaatctggcattcctggaaatctggttcacatcctccacaaccatcaaactgttggtgattctgagctctggaaggagaacaatctcattaaaGAGCTGCTTTGCCCAGTCCTATTTCTATGTTGCCCTCGGTTTTacagagttcgctctccttgttgtcatgtcctttgaccgctatgttgccatctgccaacctttgcattatgctgccatcatgaagcagcagctctgcacccacctggttgttgctgcgtgggtcctaggcttcacactctcgagttaccacCTGGTTCTgttctcaaagctgactttctgtggccccaacaagatccagcattttttttgtgacagctcccccttattcaaaatgtcctgctctgacaccaccctgctttggaaagcagaccccattttcatatcatttgtagtgctgggttccttatgtttaatcatggtgtcctccatgtgcatcttccactgtattctgcacatgccatcagcatctgggaggaggaaagcttttgctacatgttcttcccatctcactgccttagccattgtctatggaagctgcattgttctctatgcacggccctcagaaggggtttccttggagaccaacacaattgtagctttgctgaacactgtcctgtacccattcttaaaccccttcatctacagtctcagaaacaagactgtgaagctggccctggaggaagcccttggccgtccaaaggtttggcttttcccccggtcatga